The Salvia miltiorrhiza cultivar Shanhuang (shh) chromosome 2, IMPLAD_Smil_shh, whole genome shotgun sequence DNA window TATCTTTTATCTCTGCTCAATCTAAACTTCACGCACATAAAATGTTTGATAATATGTCACAGATAACTGCAAGAATCTATATACGTACTATGCAAGCCAGTCCTGCAGCTTGAATGGTTCACTGTCACACATACAACATATACAATATAActtcatcactttttttttaaagaaaacttCATCACTTAACATACATGAcaacaatgaaaaaaaaaaaagagtaggaAAACACTTAATTTGATGAACAATGACATAATTAAAGTACTAagaaatacatattatattaggactataattattaattaaaaacaacACTTCTTCCTCATTTCTTCTTGTATCCACGAGCTTGTCTGCCTCTATCAGAAAGAAATAAAGATAGGATAGTATCTTGAAAAAATTGAGAATGGTAAAAAACAAATATTGATGTAAAATGTAGTTAATTACCTGCATTTCAGTTTCGTCTCCATTTGGATATAAACATAGCAATCCTGACGTAGAACCAATCTCCAACAGCATCCCAAAAATTGAAGTATGCAATTCTCCATGATTTCTTCACTATAAAAGAACCAATAACGCCCCAAAATCCAAATATAAAGCCAAAGGCCAATGATATGCAGACTTCTTGCATAAATGAGAGATTGCCGTCGTCTTTCTCATTCTGATTAGGGATGGACGGCCTCAAGCTATCTTCGGGGCACAATGCCCCCAGAGGGGCCCCACAGAGTCCGTCATTCTTGGCATAAGCAGATGCGTCAAAGCTCTGAAGTTGAGTACTCGTTGGAATTTTACCAAATAAGTCGTTGTTCGACAAGTCGAGAACGGCCAAGTACTGTAATTGTGCCAGGCTTGTGGGTAATTCACCGGAGAATTGGTTGTGTGATAGATCAACACATTCTAACATCTCCATCTCACCAATATCTCGAATTATATTTCCCGTCAAACTATTCCTTGATAGGTTCAAGGAAATTAATCCAAGCATACTGGAAAATGATTTGGGAATGTTTCCGGTCAATCTATTGCTTGAAAAATCAATGAGTTTGAGAAGCCTAAGATTTTTCCTATATTCCGATTCTCGACCTTTCCATTGAATTGCCGAATATTCATAGACACGTCGAATTTCGTTATTTGGAAGATCACTATTGTATTGGATCATGAAGTAATAACCAAAAAGAGAATATGGATCAGCTTGTGTGGTATTCATCTGTGCCAATGCAGTAAAATTGTTGAAGCAATTATGTATTTTCCCCGACAAAATGTTTATCGACAAGTCCAGAACATGAATATGAGTGAGATTGCAAATCTGAGGAGGAATACTGCCAtgaaattgttgggaaattaggTGCAATTTCCCTCTAACCAGATATGCGAGAGCGAGATAAATGCggaataataaagacacaaatTTGATAACGGAGTTCGGCCAATTATGCCTACGTCTCCGGAGCTGCTGCAGATCTATTTAACAAGGGAGAAAAATATACAGTGTTTACAACACTCACAACACTCAACTCACAACCCGTTATTCCCCGAGAAAATTACTATCTAATTTTCTCACACCAAAAGCTTCTAACTAAGCTTTTGTCTCAAACCCACTCTTGCTCTCTCTACTAACAGAAGAAGATTTTCTGCTTTTGTTTTGTGGTGTATTTACAAATGCTGCTTCGAGGATtatttatagggaattgaggtGGTAGGTGGCTGCAGTGTGAAAAGAAATGTTGCCATTGTTGAATGGCTTGCCGCAACTTTTTGACAATTGTGGGAGCTGCTTtttgactaacaatctcccacttgaagactgatttcaatctgtcttcacacccCGATCAATGCAACAGCTCCTCTGGTCTTGTTACTCAAGCATACCAACTGAAGTTGAACACAACCTCAGTTTATCAATTGTTACCGTCTTCGTTAGCATGTCCGCTGGATTTTGAGTTCCACTTATCTTCTCGAGTTTCAAAATCCCATCTTCCAGAAGTGACCGGATAAAATGATACCGCAACTGTATATGCTTCGTTCTGGAATGGAAGGACGGATTTTTTGCTAGATGGATAGCACTCTGACTGTCACAATACAAGACATTGTCTTGTTGTTTCTTGCCCAATTCCTCCAAGAAACCTTGTAGCCAGACCATTTCCTTGCTGGCTTCTGTGACAGCAACATATTCTGCTTCTGTTGTGGAGTGAGCAACTATCTTCTGCAGTTGAGAAACCCAACTCACTGCTGTTCCACCCAGAGTATAGATATACCCTGTAGTGCTCTTTCTGACGTCAACATTTCCAGCTAAATCAGCATCCACATAGCCTGTCAATGTCGTATCTCCACCTTTGAAACATAGTGCTTTGTTAGTGGTACCCCGTAGATATCTGAGGATCCATTTGACTGCTTCCCAGCGAACCTTGCCTGGATTATTCATGTACCTGCTCACTGCTCCCACTGCTTGAGCAATGTCTGGTCTGGTACAAaccatggcatacatcagacttccaatTGCTGAGGCATATGGCACCTTAGCCATATGTGCACGTTATTCCTCCGTCTTCGCTGATTGTTCCTTGGAAAGCCTGAAATGAACACCTAAAGGTGTACTTACTGGTTTAGCATCTTGCATGTTAAATCTGGAGAGTACTTTGTTGATGTACTCGGCCTGTGACAACATCAAAGTCCCCGACTTTGTGTCCCTCTTGATCCTCATGCCAAGAATTTGCTTCGCAGCACCCAGATCTTTCATTGCGAACTGCTTTGACAATTTATGCTTCAAATTATCAATCTCTTGCATGTCTGAACCTGCAATGAGCATGTCATCAACGTATAACAATAAGATAATGAAGCTATTGTCAAACTTCTTAATATAGCAACAATGATCTGCTTGGCATCTAGTGAAATCGATTTCACCCATAAAGCTATCAAATTTCTTGTACCACTGCCTCGGAGCTTGTTTTAAACCGTACAAGCTCTTCTTCAACCTGCACACCAGGCTTTTCTTGTCTGCTTTTATGAAGCCTTCTGGTTGCTTCATATAGATTTCCTCCTCCAAGTCACCATGAAGGAAAGCTGTTTTTACATCCAGTTGCGCAAGATGTAAATTCTCCGCAGCTACAATTTTCAACACCAGTCTGATTGTAGTCAGCTTCACGACTGGAGAGAAAATTTCGTTGTAGTCAACACCTTCTTTCTGCTGAAAGCCTTTGACAACCAATCTCGCTTTGTAGCGTTTGCTCCCGTCATGCTCTTCTTTGATCCTGAAAACCCACTTGTTATGAAGTGCTTTCTTACCAGGTGGTAATTCAGCTAAATCCCATGTCTGATTTGACATGAGTGAGTCCATCTCATCTTTCATGGCAGACTCCCACTTGGCTGAATTCTCCACTTGCATGGCTTCATCATAACACTCTGGTTCTCCACTATCAGTTAACAACAGATAGTGCAAAGAAGGCGAATAGCGTTGGGTTGGCTTGGGAACTCTGGAGGAGCGTCTTAGTACTGGCGTGCTTGGTTCGCCATCGACTGCTTCAGGACTGACCTGAACATCTTTTTCAGAAATCTCCTCAAACTCAACGAATTCCTCCTTTGTTTCAGCATCATTGTTTGGGCTTCTTGATTCTGCTGTCATCCGGTCTTTGTACATCACATTCTCATTGAATATGACGTCCCTGCTCCGGATGATCTTCCGATTTTCATAGTCCCAAAATCGGTAGCCAAACTCGTCCCCGCCATATCCAACAAAAACACATTTGTTAGATTTTGCATCGAGTTTACTTCTTTGAGCGGAATCAATGTGTATGTACGAAATACAACCAAACACTCTTAAATGTGAAAGGTTTACCTCCTTTTTGCTCCAAACTTCTTCTGGTATTCTCCCGTCCAACGGGACTGATGGCCCACGATTGATCAAGTAGGCCGCGGTGTTGACAGCTTCAGCCCACAACATTTTGGGCAAGCCGGCATGTATTCTCATGCTCCTGGCACGTTCATTCAGAGTTCTGTTCATGCGCTCTGCCACGCCATTTTGCTGCGGCGTCATGGGAATTGTTTTCTCCATCTTAATTCCACTTTCTGCGCAAAATTCTCTGAATCTGCTATCTCTGTATTCTCCTCCATTATCCGACCTCAACCGTTTGACTTTCAACCCGGTTTCATTTTCCACCATCGCTTTCCATTTTCTGAAGGTATCAAAGACTTCTGATTTCTTCTTCAGAAAATAAACCCACACCTTCCGTGTggaatcatcaatgaaggtgACGTAATACACTGAGCCTGAAAGAGATGGAACTGGTGATGGTCCCCATACATCTGTATGAACCAATTCCAACTTCTCCGTCTTGGGTTCCTTGCCAATCTTTGCAAAGCTAACTTTCTTTTGTTTGCCAAAAATGCAATCTTCACAAAGCCCGACATCTACTTTCTTCAGATGCGGCAGCTTCCCTTTTGACAGTAATGTCTTCATCCCTTTCTCGCTCATATGGCCAAGCCGTTGGTGCCACAAAATGGATTCCCCTTCAGCGTCTGCTACTGCAATGATATTCTCTAAGTTTGAGGTTACATAGAGAGTACCATTCATCTTGCCACGAGCAATGATGAGTGCTCCTTTGGTAATCTTCCATTCATGATCTGAGAAAGTTGTACAATAACCTTCTCCATCAAGTTGACCCACCGAGATCAAATTCCTTTTAAGACCGGGAATGTGTCTTACATTTTGCAGCTTCCAAGTAGTCTGATTTGGCAGCTTCAAACGTATATCACCTTTTCCCACGATCTTTAAAGCTTCATCGTCAGCTAGATGAACCTTCCCGAAATCACCAGTGACGTAGTTCTCCATGATTTCTCGGCATGGTTCACCTGCTTAGAATCCAAAATCCATGATTCAATCGGGCTGTTGACGCTTAGAATCATAGCATCACCTGCTTCCTCGGCTACGTTGGCAGATTCTTGAGCACcaccattcctttttggtgctcGACAATCCTTCTT harbors:
- the LOC131009478 gene encoding receptor-like protein EIX2, with amino-acid sequence MNTTQADPYSLFGYYFMIQYNSDLPNNEIRRVYEYSAIQWKGRESEYRKNLRLLKLIDFSSNRLTGNIPKSFSSMLGLISLNLSRNSLTGNIIRDIGEMEMLECVDLSHNQFSGELPTSLAQLQYLAVLDLSNNDLFGKIPTSTQLQSFDASAYAKNDGLCGAPLGALCPEDSLRPSIPNQNEKDDGNLSFMQEVCISLAFGFIFGFWGVIGSFIVKKSWRIAYFNFWDAVGDWFYVRIAMFISKWRRN